The Mycolicibacterium smegmatis genome has a window encoding:
- the pta gene encoding phosphate acetyltransferase — MPEGEAATAIYIASPEGDTGKSTIALGILHRLAATVPKVGVFRPITRLGEDRDYILELLLAGTTAGLPYEDCVGVSYQQVHEDPDAAIAEIVDRYHRVADQCDAVLIVGSDYTDIATPSELSMNARIAVNLGAPVVLAVKAADRTPDEVVHVVEVCLAELAGQHAHTSAVVANRCDPAQLTAVSEALRPLGPPAYVLPEEPLLVAPSVAELQKAVDGTVVAGDPALLSREALGVLVAGMTAEHVLERLTEGVAVVTPGDRSDVVLAVVSAHAAEGFPSLSTIILNGGLDLHPAIAKLVDGLGLKLPIIATPYGTFETASRVASARGRVTSTSQRKIDTALQIMERHVDIDDLLARLRLPIPEVTTPQMFTYQLLDRARADRKRIVLPEGDDDRILKAAGRLLRRGVADLTILGDESQIRSRGAELGVDLTNATVLNPRTSDLCDQFAQQYAELRKHKGITVDQAREIINDVSYFGTMLVHNDMVDGMVSGAAHTTAHTVRPAFEIIKTLPDVSTVSSIFLMCLQDRVLAYGDCAIVPDPTAEELADIAISSARTAAQFGIEPRVAMLSYSTGTSGTGADVDKVRAATELVRERDKTLLVEGPIQYDAAVEPSVAKTKMPDSEVAGRATVLIFPDLNTGNNTYKAVQRSAGAIAIGPVLQGLNKPVNDLSRGALVEDIVNTVAITAIQAQGRS; from the coding sequence GTGCCCGAGGGAGAAGCAGCCACCGCGATCTACATCGCCTCACCCGAGGGCGACACCGGTAAGTCGACGATCGCGCTGGGCATCCTGCACCGGTTGGCCGCGACCGTGCCCAAGGTCGGGGTGTTCCGCCCCATCACGCGGCTGGGCGAGGACCGCGACTACATCCTGGAGCTGCTACTGGCGGGAACCACCGCCGGGTTGCCCTACGAAGACTGCGTCGGCGTCAGCTACCAGCAGGTTCACGAGGATCCCGACGCCGCGATCGCCGAGATCGTCGATCGGTACCACCGCGTCGCCGACCAGTGCGACGCGGTGCTGATCGTCGGCAGCGACTACACCGACATCGCCACCCCCAGCGAACTGAGCATGAACGCGCGCATCGCGGTCAACCTCGGCGCGCCCGTCGTCCTCGCCGTCAAGGCCGCCGACCGCACCCCCGACGAGGTGGTCCACGTCGTCGAGGTGTGCCTCGCCGAACTGGCCGGCCAGCACGCACACACCTCGGCCGTCGTCGCCAACCGCTGCGATCCGGCACAGTTGACGGCCGTGTCCGAGGCGCTGCGCCCGCTCGGACCGCCGGCCTACGTGCTGCCCGAGGAGCCGCTGTTGGTGGCGCCGTCGGTTGCTGAGCTGCAGAAAGCCGTCGACGGCACGGTCGTGGCGGGCGATCCCGCGCTGCTCTCGCGCGAGGCGCTCGGCGTGCTGGTGGCCGGCATGACCGCCGAACACGTGCTGGAACGCCTCACCGAAGGCGTCGCCGTCGTCACCCCCGGTGACCGCTCCGACGTGGTGCTCGCGGTGGTCAGCGCCCACGCCGCCGAGGGCTTCCCGTCGCTGTCGACGATCATCCTCAACGGCGGCCTCGACCTGCACCCGGCGATCGCCAAGCTGGTGGACGGGCTGGGCCTCAAGCTGCCGATCATCGCGACGCCGTACGGCACGTTCGAGACCGCGAGCCGTGTCGCATCCGCGCGCGGCCGGGTGACCTCGACGTCGCAGCGCAAGATCGACACCGCGCTGCAGATCATGGAACGTCACGTCGACATCGACGACCTGCTGGCACGGCTGCGGCTGCCGATCCCCGAGGTCACGACGCCGCAGATGTTCACCTACCAGCTGCTGGACCGGGCCCGCGCCGACCGCAAGCGCATCGTGCTGCCCGAAGGCGACGACGACCGCATCCTCAAGGCCGCAGGCCGGCTGCTGCGACGCGGCGTCGCCGACCTGACCATCCTCGGCGACGAGAGCCAGATCCGCTCGCGCGGTGCGGAACTCGGTGTCGACCTGACGAACGCCACCGTGCTCAATCCACGCACCAGCGACCTGTGCGACCAGTTCGCGCAGCAGTACGCCGAACTGCGCAAGCACAAGGGCATCACCGTCGACCAGGCCCGCGAGATCATCAACGACGTGTCCTACTTCGGCACCATGCTGGTGCACAACGACATGGTCGACGGCATGGTCTCCGGCGCCGCCCACACCACCGCCCACACCGTGCGGCCCGCGTTCGAGATCATCAAGACCCTGCCGGATGTGTCCACCGTGTCCAGCATCTTCCTGATGTGCCTGCAGGATCGCGTACTCGCCTACGGCGACTGCGCGATCGTGCCCGACCCGACGGCTGAGGAGCTGGCCGACATCGCGATCTCGTCGGCGCGCACCGCAGCACAGTTCGGCATCGAACCCCGCGTGGCGATGCTGTCCTATTCGACCGGCACCTCAGGCACCGGGGCCGACGTCGACAAGGTCAGGGCGGCAACAGAACTGGTGCGTGAGAGGGACAAGACGTTGCTCGTGGAAGGGCCCATCCAGTACGACGCGGCGGTCGAACCGTCGGTGGCCAAGACCAAGATGCCCGATTCGGAGGTGGCGGGGCGCGCGACCGTGTTGATCTTCCCCGACCTCAACACCGGCAACAACACGTACAAGGCCGTGCAACGCAGCGCGGGTGCCATCGCGATCGGCCCTGTGCTGCAAGGGCTCAACAAGCCCGTCAACGACCTGTCCCGAGGCGCGCTGGTGGAGGACATCGTCAACACCGTCGCCATCACCGCGATCCAGGCGCAGGGCCGGTCGTGA
- a CDS encoding acetate kinase — translation MTVLVVNSGSSSLKYAVVRPASGEFLADGIIEEIGSGAVPDHDAALRAAFDELAAAGLHLEDLDLKAVGHRMVHGGKTFYKPSVVDDELIAKARELSPLAPLHNPPAIKGIEVARKLLPNLPHIAVFDTAFFHNLPAAACTYAIDHEVAEKWHVKRYGFHGTSHEYVSQQAAIFLDRPLESLNQIVLHLGNGASASAVAGGKAVDTSMGLTPMEGLVMGTRSGDIDPGAIMYLWRAAGMSVEDIESMLNRRSGVLGLGGASDFRKLRELMDSGDTHAKLAYDVYIHRLRKYIGAYMAVLGTTDVISFTAGVGENAPSVRHDALAGLSGLGIEIDDELNSAKSDEPRRISTPDSRVTVLVVPTNEELAIARACVGVV, via the coding sequence GTGACAGTACTCGTCGTCAACTCAGGGTCGTCGTCGCTGAAATACGCCGTGGTGCGGCCGGCCAGCGGGGAATTCCTGGCCGACGGCATCATCGAGGAGATCGGGTCGGGCGCGGTGCCCGACCATGACGCCGCGTTGCGCGCCGCGTTCGACGAACTCGCCGCCGCGGGTCTCCATCTGGAAGACCTCGATCTGAAGGCCGTCGGGCACCGGATGGTCCACGGCGGCAAGACGTTCTACAAGCCGTCGGTGGTCGACGACGAGCTCATCGCCAAGGCGCGCGAACTCTCCCCGCTGGCGCCGCTGCACAACCCGCCCGCCATCAAGGGCATCGAGGTCGCGCGCAAGCTACTGCCGAACCTGCCGCACATCGCGGTGTTCGACACCGCGTTCTTCCACAACCTGCCCGCGGCGGCGTGCACCTACGCCATCGACCACGAGGTCGCCGAGAAGTGGCACGTCAAGCGGTACGGCTTCCACGGCACATCCCATGAATACGTCAGCCAGCAGGCCGCAATCTTCCTCGACCGACCGCTGGAATCGCTGAATCAGATTGTGCTGCACCTGGGTAACGGTGCATCGGCCAGCGCGGTCGCGGGCGGCAAGGCCGTCGACACGTCGATGGGGCTCACGCCGATGGAGGGCCTGGTGATGGGTACCCGCAGCGGTGACATCGACCCCGGCGCGATCATGTACCTGTGGCGCGCCGCGGGGATGAGCGTCGAGGACATCGAGTCGATGCTCAACCGGCGCTCCGGCGTGCTCGGCCTCGGTGGCGCCAGCGACTTCCGCAAGCTCCGCGAGCTCATGGATTCCGGTGACACCCACGCGAAACTGGCCTACGACGTCTACATCCACCGACTGCGCAAGTACATCGGCGCGTACATGGCCGTGCTCGGTACCACCGACGTCATCAGCTTCACCGCAGGCGTCGGCGAGAACGCCCCGTCGGTCCGCCATGACGCGCTCGCCGGGCTGAGCGGTCTGGGAATCGAGATCGACGACGAGCTGAACTCTGCGAAATCCGATGAGCCCCGCCGCATCTCGACCCCGGATTCGCGTGTGACCGTGCTCGTGGTGCCCACCAACGAGGAACTCGCGATCGCCCGTGCGTGTGTGGGCGTGGTGTAG